A portion of the Deinococcus peraridilitoris DSM 19664 genome contains these proteins:
- the fmt gene encoding methionyl-tRNA formyltransferase yields MRVAFFASPAFALPVLEAVRTHFKVVLVVTQPDKPVGRGLKLTAPPVAARAHELNLPLAQPARLRRNTEFEEQLRASSADVAVTCAYGKILPASLLAVPKHGFLNTHTSLLPRLRGAAPIQWALIHGETVTGTTIMQTDEGMDTGPVLLQEPLPIAPHWTSVELSHALAQQASGLIVRALREIETLTPQAQNDAEATHAPLLSKEDGVVRWQESAAAVYNRFRGVYAWPGTTASWGSVRVKLNALRPTDGQGEGGEVIGTREGLIVACGEGAVEVLALQSESKKSLPALEWWRGVGGKIGERFA; encoded by the coding sequence ATGAGGGTCGCTTTTTTTGCCTCGCCGGCCTTTGCACTGCCCGTGCTCGAAGCCGTCCGTACGCACTTCAAGGTGGTGCTGGTGGTAACGCAACCGGACAAGCCCGTCGGTCGTGGTCTGAAACTGACCGCGCCTCCGGTCGCCGCGCGCGCCCACGAACTGAATCTTCCGCTCGCGCAACCTGCGCGGCTGCGCCGCAACACCGAGTTTGAAGAACAACTGCGCGCTTCGAGCGCGGACGTCGCCGTGACCTGCGCCTACGGCAAGATTCTGCCCGCATCGCTGCTGGCCGTGCCAAAGCACGGTTTTCTCAATACCCACACCAGCCTGCTGCCCAGGCTGCGCGGCGCCGCACCGATCCAGTGGGCCCTGATTCACGGCGAAACGGTCACGGGCACCACCATCATGCAGACCGACGAAGGCATGGACACCGGGCCCGTGCTGTTGCAGGAGCCGCTGCCCATCGCGCCCCACTGGACGAGCGTGGAACTCTCGCACGCCCTCGCGCAGCAGGCCAGCGGCCTGATCGTGCGCGCCCTTCGGGAGATCGAGACGCTCACACCGCAAGCCCAGAACGACGCAGAGGCGACGCACGCTCCCCTGCTGTCCAAGGAGGACGGCGTGGTGCGCTGGCAGGAAAGCGCGGCGGCCGTCTACAACCGCTTCCGGGGAGTGTATGCCTGGCCGGGCACGACCGCCTCGTGGGGTTCCGTGCGCGTAAAGCTCAACGCCCTGCGACCCACCGATGGCCAGGGAGAGGGCGGCGAGGTGATCGGGACGCGCGAAGGGTTGATCGTCGCGTGTGGAGAGGGGGCCGTCGAAGTGCTCGCCCTGCAAAGCGAAAGTAAGAAATCACTGCCGGCCCTGGAATGGTGGCGCGGCGTGGGCGGCAAAATCGGTGAACGCTTCGCTTGA
- the ribH gene encoding 6,7-dimethyl-8-ribityllumazine synthase: protein MQRIEATLLATDLKLAIVNTRWNHFIVDRLVEGAVSAFVQHGGNQENLALVTAPGSFEVPLLAKKLAQSGRYDGVVCLGAVIKGATDHYDFVAGNAASGLASVSLDTLIPVAFGILTTDSIEQAIERAGTKAGNKGAEAVLAVIETANLLRQLG, encoded by the coding sequence ATGCAACGAATCGAAGCCACCCTGCTCGCCACCGACCTGAAGCTGGCCATCGTCAATACCCGCTGGAATCACTTCATCGTCGACCGTCTTGTCGAGGGGGCCGTGTCTGCCTTTGTGCAGCATGGTGGAAACCAGGAAAACCTGGCCCTGGTGACCGCGCCTGGTTCCTTCGAGGTGCCACTGCTGGCCAAGAAACTGGCGCAGAGCGGTCGCTACGACGGTGTGGTCTGCCTGGGAGCCGTCATCAAGGGCGCCACCGACCATTACGACTTCGTGGCAGGCAACGCCGCTTCGGGGCTGGCGAGCGTCTCGCTGGACACCCTGATTCCGGTGGCGTTCGGCATCCTGACCACTGACAGCATCGAGCAGGCCATCGAGCGGGCCGGCACCAAGGCAGGGAACAAAGGGGCCGAGGCCGTACTCGCTGTAATCGAGACGGCCAACCTGCTGCGGCAACTTGGCTGA
- a CDS encoding bifunctional 3,4-dihydroxy-2-butanone-4-phosphate synthase/GTP cyclohydrolase II — MSFASVQELLAELRAGRPVILVDDESRENEGDLVISAAHATPHWVNFMAREGRGLICLALSEERARTLGLTPMVNVNSDPNGTAFTVSVDHVSNTTGISAFDRAATIAAVIDPQAQPADFRRPGHIFPLVARKGGVLRRAGHTEAAVDLARLAGHAGAGVICEIMSDDGTMSRLPELLLFAEKHDLKVGSIADLIAYRLQFDGFVQKVAEADLPTAYGHFRLVGFEDTLTGAEHVALVKGEVTPEPILVRVHSECLTGDGLHSLRCDCGAQRDAALAAIAEEGRGILIYLRQEGRGIGLLNKIRAYALQDAGADTVEANLQLGFPADARDFGLGAQMLTQLGARQLRVLTNNPRKLHSLRGFGLEIVERVALHSGHNEHNQRYLNTKAEKLGHLL, encoded by the coding sequence GTGAGCTTCGCTTCGGTTCAGGAGCTGCTCGCCGAGCTGCGCGCGGGCCGTCCGGTCATTCTGGTCGACGACGAGTCGCGCGAGAACGAGGGCGACCTGGTGATCAGCGCCGCGCACGCCACCCCGCACTGGGTCAACTTCATGGCGCGCGAGGGCCGCGGGCTGATCTGCCTCGCGCTTTCCGAGGAGCGTGCCCGGACGCTCGGATTGACGCCCATGGTGAACGTCAACAGCGACCCCAACGGCACGGCCTTCACGGTCAGCGTCGACCATGTCAGCAACACCACCGGCATCAGCGCCTTCGACCGCGCCGCGACCATCGCGGCCGTGATCGATCCGCAGGCGCAGCCTGCGGATTTCCGCCGTCCCGGCCACATCTTTCCGCTGGTGGCGCGCAAGGGAGGCGTGCTGCGCCGCGCCGGGCACACCGAAGCGGCCGTCGACCTCGCGCGCCTTGCTGGTCACGCGGGGGCCGGGGTCATCTGCGAGATCATGAGCGACGACGGCACCATGTCACGCCTGCCCGAACTGCTTCTTTTTGCCGAGAAGCACGACCTCAAGGTGGGCTCGATTGCCGACCTGATCGCCTACCGCCTGCAATTCGACGGCTTTGTCCAGAAAGTCGCGGAAGCTGACCTGCCCACCGCCTACGGCCACTTTCGTCTGGTGGGATTCGAGGACACCCTCACCGGCGCCGAGCACGTCGCACTGGTGAAAGGAGAGGTAACGCCCGAACCGATTCTGGTGCGGGTGCACAGCGAATGCCTCACGGGAGACGGTCTGCACAGCCTGCGCTGCGACTGCGGCGCGCAGCGTGACGCGGCCCTTGCGGCCATCGCCGAGGAGGGACGGGGCATCCTGATTTACCTGCGTCAGGAAGGACGCGGCATCGGCCTGCTCAACAAGATTCGTGCCTACGCCCTGCAGGACGCGGGGGCAGATACGGTCGAGGCAAATCTGCAGCTGGGCTTTCCGGCCGACGCGCGAGATTTCGGTCTGGGCGCGCAGATGCTCACTCAGCTCGGTGCGCGTCAACTGCGGGTACTGACCAACAACCCGCGCAAGCTGCACTCCCTCAGAGGCTTTGGCCTGGAGATCGTGGAACGCGTGGCGCTGCACTCCGGACACAACGAACACAACCAGCGTTACCTGAACACCAAAGCCGAGAAACTCGGCCACCTGCTGTAA
- the cdaA gene encoding diadenylate cyclase CdaA → MLNWGTGALGVKDIVDIALVATLIYQGYLLVSGTRAVNVVRGVMVFGGVWLASNLLSLTTLSYLLGRAGTVGLFALVVVFQPELRAALERIGRPRARGATDLGATLQELARAVERMAERKIGALIAIERRTPLGEYAATGVPLDAQLSTPFLEALFARNAPLHDGGVIVQGSRVIAAACLFPLQSSDGLYRRYGTRHRAALGLSEVSDAVIVVVSEERGSVRIALSGRLSPELSSGEMRERLRELVYEENA, encoded by the coding sequence TGATCTACCAGGGGTACCTGCTGGTGAGCGGAACGCGCGCCGTCAACGTCGTGCGTGGTGTCATGGTCTTCGGCGGCGTGTGGCTCGCATCGAACCTGTTGAGCCTCACCACCCTCAGCTACCTGCTGGGCCGGGCCGGCACCGTCGGGCTCTTCGCGCTGGTCGTGGTGTTTCAGCCCGAACTGCGCGCAGCGCTGGAGCGCATCGGGCGGCCACGCGCGCGCGGCGCGACCGACCTGGGCGCTACCCTGCAGGAACTGGCGCGCGCCGTCGAGCGGATGGCCGAGCGCAAGATCGGCGCGCTGATCGCCATCGAGCGCCGCACGCCGCTGGGCGAGTACGCCGCCACCGGCGTGCCGCTCGACGCACAGCTCAGCACGCCTTTTCTGGAAGCGCTCTTCGCCCGCAACGCGCCCCTGCACGACGGCGGGGTGATCGTGCAGGGCTCACGGGTGATCGCGGCCGCCTGCCTGTTTCCCTTGCAGTCGAGCGACGGCCTGTACCGCCGCTACGGCACGCGCCACCGCGCGGCGCTGGGCCTGAGCGAGGTGTCCGACGCGGTGATCGTGGTGGTCAGCGAAGAGCGCGGTTCAGTGCGAATCGCGCTCTCGGGGCGCCTCTCGCCCGAGTTGTCGAGCGGCGAAATGCGCGAGCGCCTGCGCGAACTGGTCTACGAGGAAAACGCGTGA
- a CDS encoding CdaR family protein, with product MKPRALAHRAWRRTLHNLPQKLLAVLAALGLWFVATSDRRDTIERSFATPLQINDETANAPQGERRSVTGVAARTVRVTMRGPRNQLLNLSGEDIEASISVTGQPAGAFQVPVRVRAPGGFQVVRFDPASVSGFIDSEITRTLGVQLATTNLPERALPTFELTPRTVQVSGAQRVVQDVASVATVPVSLPRGATAEVRLIAIDATGRPVTDVRLSPATVNVARTDSADLPIKTVDVELPEPPAGLEVVSAELSPPRVRILGDQQTLANLSAVTARVNYRAGQYSARASLKLPAGARSLETVTITLDVRRRAETP from the coding sequence GTGAAACCCCGGGCGCTCGCGCACCGGGCCTGGCGGCGTACGCTGCACAATCTGCCCCAGAAGTTGCTGGCCGTGCTGGCGGCGCTGGGCCTGTGGTTCGTGGCCACCTCGGACCGCCGCGACACCATCGAGCGCTCGTTTGCCACCCCGCTGCAGATCAACGACGAGACCGCCAACGCCCCACAAGGCGAGCGGCGCTCGGTGACCGGCGTGGCAGCCCGCACGGTGCGCGTCACCATGCGCGGACCGCGCAACCAGTTGCTGAACCTCAGCGGTGAGGACATCGAGGCGTCCATCAGCGTCACCGGGCAGCCGGCCGGAGCCTTTCAGGTGCCGGTGCGAGTCCGCGCCCCGGGGGGCTTTCAGGTGGTGCGTTTCGATCCGGCCTCGGTGAGCGGCTTTATCGATTCGGAAATCACCCGCACCCTGGGCGTGCAGCTGGCCACCACCAACCTGCCCGAGCGTGCGCTGCCCACCTTCGAGCTGACTCCCCGCACCGTGCAGGTCAGCGGCGCGCAGCGGGTCGTGCAGGACGTGGCCAGCGTCGCTACCGTGCCGGTCAGTTTGCCACGCGGCGCCACCGCCGAAGTGCGCCTGATCGCCATCGACGCGACCGGACGCCCGGTCACCGACGTGCGCCTCAGCCCAGCCACCGTGAACGTGGCCCGCACCGACAGCGCCGATCTGCCCATCAAGACCGTCGACGTGGAACTGCCCGAGCCACCCGCCGGTCTGGAAGTGGTTTCCGCCGAACTCAGTCCGCCGCGCGTGCGGATTCTGGGCGACCAGCAGACGCTGGCCAATCTCTCGGCAGTCACCGCACGCGTCAATTACCGCGCAGGGCAGTACAGCGCCCGCGCCAGCCTGAAGTTGCCCGCTGGGGCGCGCAGCCTGGAGACGGTCACGATCACGCTGGACGTGCGGCGCCGCGCCGAAACGCCCTGA
- a CDS encoding YgfZ/GcvT domain-containing protein, whose protein sequence is MNFTRLPSSALQLTGTDRLDFVQGQMTGDLKRAPVPGMVPALFLNVRGQIEFFARVYRRPDDVYLHLAEGEAVALQARLRRYIIFDQVEIEDLGETLTTLHVWSQDFPNWDSAGADVQQFELAGGSVLGARVNRTGQLGVDLHVLTRQLGAVLAALGGVERSFEHLERARVLAGLADTTRDRWQGSLLQEVGLDDAISYRKGCYVGQEIMARLEARGNTRSRLAALEGEDLPSYSEVVFNGKVVGQSGHSVGERVLVKLRKEVELGSEVQVGGVTARVTEARAPVVASFEPGR, encoded by the coding sequence ATGAACTTCACCCGCCTTCCCAGTTCTGCTCTGCAACTGACCGGTACCGACCGACTGGACTTCGTGCAGGGTCAGATGACGGGCGACCTCAAACGCGCGCCCGTGCCAGGCATGGTGCCGGCCCTCTTTCTCAACGTGCGTGGTCAGATCGAGTTCTTCGCGCGGGTCTACCGGCGTCCGGACGACGTGTACCTGCACCTTGCCGAGGGTGAGGCGGTGGCGCTGCAGGCCCGGCTGCGCCGCTACATCATCTTCGACCAGGTCGAAATCGAGGACCTCGGTGAGACGCTCACCACCCTGCACGTGTGGTCGCAGGATTTTCCCAACTGGGACAGTGCGGGGGCGGACGTGCAGCAGTTCGAGCTGGCCGGTGGCAGCGTGCTGGGCGCGCGCGTGAACCGCACGGGGCAGTTGGGCGTGGATCTGCACGTGCTGACCCGGCAGCTGGGCGCGGTGCTGGCAGCGCTGGGAGGCGTCGAACGTTCTTTCGAACATCTGGAGCGGGCGCGGGTGCTGGCGGGTCTGGCCGACACGACGCGGGACCGCTGGCAGGGCAGCCTGCTGCAGGAGGTTGGCCTGGATGACGCGATCTCGTACCGCAAGGGGTGTTATGTCGGGCAGGAAATCATGGCCCGCCTGGAGGCGCGCGGCAACACCCGTTCACGGCTGGCGGCGCTGGAAGGCGAGGACCTGCCGTCGTATTCCGAGGTCGTCTTCAACGGAAAGGTCGTCGGACAGAGCGGACACTCGGTGGGTGAGCGGGTGCTGGTGAAGCTTCGCAAGGAAGTCGAGCTGGGCAGCGAGGTACAGGTGGGCGGAGTCACGGCGCGTGTCACCGAAGCCAGAGCCCCGGTCGTGGCGTCGTTCGAGCCCGGCAGGTAA
- the def gene encoding peptide deformylase: MPTIYPIRLYGDPVLRGKARPVSNLDAPLRVPGFAASSLREVARNMLETMYEARGVGLAAPQVGLPVRMFVAAEYADDEDENEGKETPLRSRVLRELVIVNPVLEVINRRKDTDYQEGCLSIPGIYEEGVARDRAVRLRYQDLSGAVQVIEAEDYLARVFQHEFDHLEGRLFLDRLPPAVTETHRKALAGMQRDAKAYLRRLGVADRGL, encoded by the coding sequence GTGCCGACCATCTACCCCATTCGGTTGTACGGCGATCCGGTGCTGCGCGGCAAAGCGCGACCGGTGAGCAACCTGGACGCGCCCCTGCGGGTGCCGGGCTTCGCGGCCTCGTCCCTGCGCGAAGTGGCGCGCAACATGCTCGAGACCATGTATGAAGCGCGCGGCGTGGGCCTCGCCGCGCCGCAGGTCGGTCTGCCGGTGCGCATGTTCGTGGCAGCCGAATACGCGGACGACGAGGATGAAAACGAAGGCAAGGAGACCCCACTGCGCTCGCGGGTGCTGCGGGAACTGGTGATCGTGAATCCGGTGCTGGAAGTCATCAACCGGCGCAAGGACACCGATTACCAGGAAGGCTGCCTGTCGATTCCCGGCATCTACGAGGAAGGCGTCGCGCGTGACCGGGCCGTGCGCCTGCGCTACCAGGACCTGAGCGGCGCCGTGCAGGTCATCGAGGCCGAAGACTACCTCGCGCGGGTGTTTCAACATGAGTTCGATCACCTGGAAGGCCGGCTCTTTCTGGACCGCCTGCCCCCGGCTGTGACCGAAACGCACCGCAAGGCGCTGGCCGGTATGCAGCGCGACGCCAAGGCGTACCTGCGCCGTCTCGGGGTGGCGGACCGTGGACTGTAA